A region of the Cannabis sativa cultivar Pink pepper isolate KNU-18-1 chromosome 3, ASM2916894v1, whole genome shotgun sequence genome:
ACAGCTAATATTCTAACAAGAAGCAAGGTTGTGTAGGCTGGTTTGGGtgagatggatgtatccatttgaaagaaatatgaaggtaCGTACTTAAAAGTTATGTGCGTAACCACTATCGACCAGAAGCATCTGTGGAATTGAGTGCTACATATCTGAAGAGGGTGTAGAATTTTATGCAGAGTACATGGCTGGAGTTGAGGTAATAAGAATTAGCAAACCAAGAACTGACCCAGATAAGACAACAGGACTTATCTAAAGAGCTTACATGCATAATTTGCCTTttcattaaaaaagaaaaaagaaaacaaaaaaaaaaggtaatggAATGCAAGTAATGGGTATATCTTTTACATTTATGTCAGATAGGTATAATAatgaaagaaaaacaaaagataCAAATGTATTACTTACACCATAAAAGAGCCAATGGCCTATATAGCCATTGCATtcataaaacacaataaaaataacataccACAAATGCCTTCTCAACGCACTCAAAAGTCACATATATACACACCCATATATACGTACATACATAGATAAATTATGTATGGCATTGACACTTTTTGATTATCTGAAAAACAATGAGTCAGTAATAAGCTAAGAAAAGTAGTAGTAAAGTTATTTGAAGGCCACCTGAAAGTCCTGTTCATTTCTAGGATCCTAATTATGGAATGATATAGTATTTTGTTTGTGGGACACTGACAAGAAACTTTTGTACTAAATCAATAATACATACATGCACATACATGCATTTCATAATATATAACGAAGCATATTTTGTCTCACTGTAATAGCATAAGCACAACttgtaatatttttctttcttggaaTATTGTGAAAAACATCATGAGGAGGACAATTCTCGATTCCTCACCACAAATGATATCCTTCCATATCATCATATTCAATCACAACAACCGGTTCCACCActtattactaattttttttttttccaagctTGTATTTGCATTCACTTGTTCTATGTCTTTACACCACAACCACAATTCTCACTACTATATAATACATATTAGCTATAATTCTACAAAACCCTTCTCTTTTTGGCTTCGTTTTCTCAATTCATATGGCAACTAATAACAACTACAATTCTCTCATAGGAGCCATGGATCGTCTATGGTTTCAACAAATCATTCTTGTTTCACAACCAATTTCATTACCTCAGTCCACCTCTAAATCCTTATCTCCAAGTCATCACTTCATGTCATCATCtcttgaagatgaaaaagatcATGAAGACTTATCATCTGATTTTTCGCATAGTTCGAACTCATCAAACTCTTCAGAATCATCATCAGAGTCGCTCATACCAAAACTTCCAAAGGTAAGACTATAGTAAACAATGTACTCTCAAAATTATTTGTATTATTCTTTCACTTGGAATCTACTTGAGCTTAACTTTATTGTTATGCGTGACATAGGATGATCATCATGATGATTATGAAGAGAAGCTCATTAACAAGAAGAAGAGGCCAACAAGATCAAGATTAGTAGCAGGGTCTAGACTCATGATGATTAGGTCTCATTCATCATCACCATCAActaaaaatagaaaatcatgCCCTAGTCCAATTGCAATGGTACTAGAAAAATCGATGAGTTGCAAGAGCTTGGGGGAGCTAGAGCTAGAAGAGCTAAAAGGGTTCATGGATCTTGGTTTCATATTCAGGAAAGAGCATGTAAGTCCT
Encoded here:
- the LOC115708741 gene encoding uncharacterized protein LOC115708741, whose amino-acid sequence is MATNNNYNSLIGAMDRLWFQQIILVSQPISLPQSTSKSLSPSHHFMSSSLEDEKDHEDLSSDFSHSSNSSNSSESSSESLIPKLPKDDHHDDYEEKLINKKKRPTRSRLVAGSRLMMIRSHSSSPSTKNRKSCPSPIAMVLEKSMSCKSLGELELEELKGFMDLGFIFRKEHVSPRMVNLLPGLQRLEQVYKSKYYRSSHKLERVHANEIEEEQETQQEQEQEQGEEDKERDVIRPYLSEAWLIRKPSSPLLNLRVPRVTAAADMKKHLKFWARTVASEIHQES